A stretch of Marinobacter sp. F4206 DNA encodes these proteins:
- a CDS encoding ABC transporter ATP-binding protein, protein MQPDISVKHLSKVYGDGFQALKDINLEINRGEIFALLGPNGAGKTTLISIICGIVNLSEGEVKAAGHDIVREYRKARQSIGLVPQELNTDSFETVWDAVSFSRGLFGKAPKPTHIEKVLKDLSLWDKRNNRIMSLSGGMKRRVMIAKALSHEPQILFLDEPTAGVDVELRRDMWEMVRKLRENGVTIILTTHYIEEAEEMADRIGVIRDGEIILVEEKDRLMSKLGKKELRLQLQSKLDGMPGELTLEPIELSDDGYELIYTFDSQQEQAGVARLLRTLGDLGIEYRDLQTRESSLEEIFVGLVHE, encoded by the coding sequence GTGCAGCCGGACATTTCCGTAAAGCACCTCAGCAAGGTCTATGGCGACGGTTTCCAGGCATTGAAGGACATCAATCTGGAGATCAACCGCGGTGAGATCTTTGCCCTGCTCGGCCCGAACGGAGCCGGCAAAACGACCCTGATCAGTATTATCTGCGGCATCGTGAACCTCTCCGAGGGCGAAGTGAAAGCCGCTGGCCATGACATTGTGCGCGAGTATCGCAAGGCCCGGCAGTCAATTGGCCTGGTGCCGCAGGAACTGAATACGGACTCCTTCGAGACAGTCTGGGACGCGGTTTCCTTCAGCCGTGGCCTGTTTGGGAAGGCACCCAAGCCGACTCATATCGAGAAGGTACTGAAAGACCTGTCGCTCTGGGATAAGCGCAACAACCGCATCATGTCACTTTCCGGCGGCATGAAGCGCCGGGTGATGATTGCCAAGGCACTTTCCCACGAACCCCAGATTCTTTTCCTTGATGAACCAACCGCTGGCGTCGACGTGGAACTGCGCCGGGACATGTGGGAAATGGTTCGCAAACTCCGGGAGAACGGCGTCACCATCATTCTTACCACGCACTACATCGAGGAAGCTGAGGAAATGGCCGACAGGATCGGCGTGATCCGCGACGGTGAAATCATCCTCGTGGAGGAAAAAGACCGCCTGATGAGTAAGCTCGGCAAGAAAGAACTGCGACTGCAATTGCAGAGCAAGCTCGACGGCATGCCGGGCGAATTGACGCTGGAGCCCATTGAGCTCTCAGACGACGGTTACGAGCTGATTTACACCTTCGATTCCCAGCAGGAGCAGGCAGGCGTCGCACGCTTGCTGCGCACCCTGGGTGACCTGGGTATCGAGTACCGGGATCTTCAGACCCGGGAAAGCTCCCTGGAAGAGATCTTTGTCGGCCTCGTGCACGAATAG